One Luteolibacter flavescens genomic region harbors:
- a CDS encoding RluA family pseudouridine synthase, whose product MEIRVESDAGTRLDAFLAARVPELSRSRIQELIREHFILRNGQPAKPRDSVAIGDHLSIAIPEAVPAEALPQDIPLSILFEDEHLVVLDKESGIVVHPAAGNPDGTLVNALLHHCRGQLSGIGGVERPGIVHRLDKDTSGCLVVAKTDQAHHSLTEQFSGRTMEKLYLAVAQGIPNPPQGTVFTHIGRHPVNRQKMAVVNPPGGKASITDYEVLSIDRSTDSSLVLCHLHTGRTHQIRVHLLHLGCPLVGDPIYAKPERQRAKPGRLMLHAWRLEFDHPVTKERMKFKAPIPPEYTPWLQMLESPLSGDR is encoded by the coding sequence ATGGAAATCCGGGTGGAAAGCGATGCCGGGACACGCCTCGATGCCTTCTTGGCGGCGCGGGTGCCGGAGCTGTCGCGCTCACGCATCCAGGAGCTGATTCGCGAGCACTTCATCCTGCGGAATGGCCAGCCTGCAAAGCCGCGCGACTCGGTGGCCATCGGCGATCACCTCAGCATCGCCATCCCGGAGGCCGTGCCCGCCGAGGCCCTGCCGCAGGACATTCCGCTGAGCATCCTCTTTGAGGACGAGCACCTAGTGGTCCTCGACAAGGAAAGCGGCATCGTGGTCCACCCGGCGGCGGGCAATCCCGACGGCACGCTGGTCAATGCCCTGCTCCACCACTGCCGCGGCCAACTCTCCGGCATCGGCGGCGTCGAGCGGCCCGGCATCGTCCATCGCCTCGACAAGGACACCTCGGGTTGCCTGGTGGTGGCGAAGACCGACCAAGCCCACCATTCCCTTACCGAGCAATTCTCCGGCCGGACGATGGAGAAGCTCTACCTCGCCGTGGCACAGGGAATTCCGAATCCGCCGCAGGGCACCGTCTTCACCCACATCGGTCGCCATCCGGTGAACCGCCAGAAGATGGCCGTGGTGAATCCCCCCGGCGGTAAGGCCTCGATCACGGACTACGAAGTCCTTTCCATCGACCGCTCCACCGATTCCTCGCTTGTGCTCTGCCACCTGCACACGGGGCGCACCCATCAGATCCGCGTGCATCTGCTTCACCTCGGCTGCCCGCTGGTCGGCGATCCGATCTACGCAAAGCCCGAGCGCCAAAGGGCAAAGCCGGGCCGGCTGATGCTGCACGCATGGCGCTTGGAATTTGATCATCCGGTGACCAAGGAGCGGATGAAATTCAAGGCCCCCATCCCCCCGGAATACACGCCGTGGCTGCAGATGCTGGAGAGCCCGCTCTCGGGAGATAGGTAG
- a CDS encoding serine/threonine-protein kinase has translation MPEGEIEIAYCHACGTSMDVGQVAPFSNVECPSCGKHTRVKREFGPYTLLRRHAIGGMSVVFVAQDNTLDREVIVKILNEEYGNDEKRIAAFEEEARITASFSHPHVVRVFTTGRAFGHFYIAMELVPGGHFEHHIRERGSIPEAELLPLAIQVAAGLKAAQAAGLIHRDMKPGNILLDATGNAKIVDFGLALVTKGGKAQATEIWATPYYVPPETIEGLPEDFRSDMYAFGATLYHALAGKPPCDEESMDTNKLREVKRKILPLAKCAASVSPETCAAVDRAMAHDPALRFRSYDDLLGALEAARQRLAAGAAMSPAKAGNGSKRGGHGSEKLALAAAAVLIFGAVGFAGWWIMREEPKPVISQGNTSPIPVAVDPSGGESSAQVGSVYRSAGEALRAGDYAKARNLFSEVRDLPGVLQPTGSWAACEVVIAAYLDGKSDEARQEAETAADHIRGAAGLPEVTRSLLMDGLEGIEGFRPIVWSSEDPAPNGAALLVSLIAGLKNWEHGMIDLAMPHFDAVLAAEAKGSDAWVAPYQEILRGYSSDAKALGSAIPGTLPGTATACRALADELHAVHASLKTKGRAKFNLRALQLDLEKHARSLGEDEVAPSDPVPVSADPLADVRKTAAACRFTEAAAAIKSPGFPLKDTEPRVSALLLLAEAAASFLADLEDKLSTPPEDVTLELKDSTKLDQITGTRSGGIKILDATGSTRDVEWSEVSPDSVIELHRHLVKAETSEIERLRRHEQAIAFDLLAGDPARGKKAGESLALSSPAFKRRWDLVQAALE, from the coding sequence ATGCCGGAGGGGGAAATCGAAATCGCATACTGCCACGCTTGCGGGACCTCGATGGACGTGGGGCAGGTGGCCCCTTTCTCGAATGTGGAATGCCCTTCCTGCGGGAAGCACACGCGGGTGAAGCGGGAGTTCGGCCCCTACACCTTGCTCCGCCGTCACGCCATCGGCGGCATGAGTGTCGTCTTCGTCGCACAGGACAATACGCTCGACCGCGAGGTGATCGTGAAGATCCTCAATGAGGAATATGGCAACGACGAGAAGCGGATCGCGGCCTTCGAGGAAGAGGCGCGGATCACCGCCTCCTTCAGCCATCCGCACGTGGTGCGCGTCTTCACGACGGGCCGGGCATTCGGTCACTTTTACATCGCGATGGAATTGGTGCCTGGAGGGCACTTCGAGCACCACATTCGCGAGCGCGGGTCGATCCCGGAAGCGGAGTTGCTTCCGCTCGCGATCCAGGTTGCTGCGGGGCTGAAGGCCGCACAGGCAGCCGGCCTGATCCACCGCGACATGAAGCCAGGCAATATCCTCCTGGATGCAACGGGCAATGCGAAGATCGTGGACTTCGGCCTCGCCCTCGTGACGAAGGGCGGCAAGGCGCAGGCCACGGAAATCTGGGCCACTCCCTACTACGTCCCGCCGGAGACCATTGAAGGACTGCCGGAGGACTTCCGCTCCGACATGTATGCCTTCGGGGCTACCCTCTACCACGCGCTGGCGGGCAAGCCGCCGTGCGACGAGGAGTCGATGGACACCAACAAGCTGCGCGAGGTGAAGCGGAAGATCCTGCCGCTGGCGAAATGCGCAGCGTCGGTGAGTCCTGAGACCTGCGCCGCGGTGGATCGTGCCATGGCGCACGATCCCGCGCTGCGATTCCGCTCCTACGATGACCTGCTGGGTGCCTTGGAAGCGGCGCGGCAGAGACTCGCCGCGGGTGCTGCCATGTCCCCGGCGAAGGCGGGCAACGGCTCCAAGCGCGGAGGACACGGCAGTGAGAAACTCGCCCTCGCGGCGGCGGCTGTCCTGATCTTCGGAGCCGTGGGCTTCGCCGGTTGGTGGATCATGCGGGAAGAGCCGAAGCCGGTGATCTCGCAGGGAAATACAAGCCCGATACCCGTCGCAGTCGATCCGTCTGGAGGCGAAAGCAGCGCCCAAGTTGGCTCGGTCTATCGCTCGGCCGGAGAGGCATTGAGGGCGGGCGACTACGCGAAGGCGCGCAATCTTTTCTCCGAAGTCCGCGATCTGCCGGGTGTGCTCCAGCCCACCGGCTCATGGGCCGCCTGTGAAGTCGTCATCGCTGCCTATCTGGATGGCAAGAGCGACGAGGCCCGTCAGGAAGCAGAGACCGCGGCGGATCACATCCGGGGGGCTGCCGGTCTCCCGGAGGTCACGCGGAGCCTGCTGATGGATGGACTGGAGGGAATCGAGGGCTTCCGGCCGATCGTGTGGAGTTCGGAGGATCCCGCGCCCAACGGTGCAGCCTTGCTCGTCTCGCTCATCGCGGGTCTTAAGAATTGGGAACATGGCATGATTGATCTCGCCATGCCGCACTTCGATGCGGTCCTCGCCGCGGAGGCAAAGGGTTCGGACGCCTGGGTCGCGCCCTATCAGGAAATCCTCAGAGGCTACTCGAGCGACGCCAAGGCACTCGGCTCAGCGATTCCCGGAACGCTCCCCGGCACCGCGACCGCCTGCCGTGCCCTCGCCGATGAACTCCATGCAGTGCATGCCTCGCTGAAGACGAAGGGCCGCGCGAAATTCAACCTGCGGGCCTTACAGCTCGATCTGGAGAAGCATGCGCGTTCGCTCGGGGAAGATGAGGTCGCGCCCTCCGATCCCGTGCCGGTTTCAGCCGATCCGCTGGCGGACGTTCGCAAGACCGCTGCCGCCTGCCGGTTCACGGAAGCTGCTGCCGCGATCAAATCGCCCGGCTTCCCCTTGAAGGACACCGAGCCCCGGGTCTCGGCGCTGCTTCTCCTCGCGGAGGCGGCGGCGTCATTCCTGGCGGATCTGGAGGACAAGCTGTCCACGCCGCCGGAGGATGTGACCCTCGAGCTGAAGGACAGTACGAAGCTGGACCAGATCACCGGCACCCGCAGCGGTGGCATCAAGATCCTCGACGCCACTGGCTCGACGCGCGATGTCGAGTGGTCGGAGGTGTCTCCGGACAGCGTGATCGAGCTGCACCGTCATCTGGTGAAGGCGGAGACCAGCGAGATCGAGCGGCTGCGCCGCCACGAGCAGGCCATTGCCTTCGATCTGCTCGCCGGCGATCCCGCGCGCGGTAAAAAAGCGGGAGAGAGCCTCGCCTTGAGTTCCCCGGCCTTCAAGCGTCGCTGGGACCTCGTGCAGGCGGCACTGGAGTGA
- a CDS encoding PEP-CTERM sorting domain-containing protein, with translation MKVLAMAMALPCLTVTSRAATVTTSLQWDVVSGYVPDNDPAGWKDLRNVNLDITRIDSLQVHLEIEGGWNGDLFAYIRHGDGFSVLLNRVGTTDENGAGSNQSGFDVTFSDSASRDIHTYSGGIFSGNFMPDARISNPETVTNLSPRTEFLSSFNGLDPNGQWTLFVADMAAMDQARVVSWGITVTQGMAVPEPTSAAAVGLPLLLLGGVVFRRNRKTR, from the coding sequence ATGAAAGTCCTCGCCATGGCCATGGCTTTGCCTTGCCTGACCGTCACCTCCCGGGCGGCGACGGTTACGACTTCCCTGCAATGGGACGTCGTGAGCGGCTACGTCCCGGACAATGATCCCGCGGGATGGAAGGACCTGCGCAACGTCAATCTGGACATCACCCGGATAGACTCCCTGCAGGTCCACCTCGAAATCGAAGGCGGCTGGAACGGCGACCTCTTCGCCTACATCCGACACGGTGACGGCTTCTCCGTGCTGCTGAACCGGGTGGGAACCACCGACGAAAACGGTGCGGGATCGAACCAATCCGGATTCGATGTGACCTTTTCAGACTCCGCGAGCCGCGACATCCACACCTACAGCGGTGGCATTTTCTCCGGGAACTTCATGCCGGATGCCCGGATCTCGAACCCGGAGACGGTGACCAACCTGAGTCCCCGGACCGAGTTCCTCTCCAGCTTCAACGGCCTCGATCCGAACGGCCAATGGACGCTCTTCGTGGCCGACATGGCAGCCATGGATCAGGCCAGAGTCGTGAGTTGGGGTATCACCGTGACCCAGGGCATGGCCGTGCCGGAGCCGACCAGTGCTGCGGCAGTGGGACTGCCCCTGCTGTTGCTCGGTGGAGTCGTCTTCCGACGAAACCGGAAAACACGCTGA
- a CDS encoding DNA topoisomerase IV subunit B, which translates to MAEYTEADIKSLDWREHIRLRPGMYIGKLGDGSSADDGIYILLKEVIDNSIDEHIMGHGKEIRVEIGEEGRVEVRDFGRGIPLGKLYDCAAQINTGAKYDSEAFKKSVGLNGVGIKAVNALSGFFEIQAWREGQTKVIEFSKGQVTQDMKTPRREEAQSGTRLAFDIDRTIFPAKTKFKDAYVEKMCRYYSYLNPGLTIVFNGKKFKSKDGLLDLLREEMENEALYPPIHLSGKDIEIAFTHTAESGEEYYTFVNGQNTTQGGTHLQAFREGLVNAVRGFYKKQYDPADIRAGIEAAIVVRVEEPVFESQTKTKLGSTSMTPNGESIRTFVGNFLKQHLDNYLHKNPKVAEAIQKRIVAAERERKDLKGIQKIARERAKQAKVHNKKLRDCRAHLASKHKQRLESTLFITEGDSASGSITKSRDVETQAVFSLRGKPLNTFGLAKKIVYENEEFALLQAALGIEDGIEELRYNKVVIATDADVDGMHIRLLLLTFFLQFFPEVIREGHLYILQTPLFRVRNKKETIYCYDEEARVKALAKLGKNAEITRFKGLGEISPDEFKFMIGDDMRLDHVEFEEGKGTKELLTFYMGKNTPDRQEYIIDRLRVDVDRQVAVA; encoded by the coding sequence ATGGCCGAATACACCGAAGCTGACATCAAATCCCTCGATTGGCGCGAACACATCCGGCTCCGCCCCGGCATGTACATCGGCAAGCTGGGCGACGGATCTTCGGCGGACGACGGCATCTACATCCTGCTCAAGGAGGTCATCGACAACTCGATCGACGAGCACATCATGGGTCACGGCAAGGAGATCCGCGTCGAGATCGGCGAGGAAGGCCGTGTCGAGGTCCGCGACTTCGGCCGCGGCATCCCGCTCGGCAAGCTCTACGATTGTGCCGCCCAGATCAACACGGGCGCCAAGTACGACAGCGAGGCTTTCAAGAAGTCCGTCGGTCTGAATGGTGTCGGCATCAAGGCGGTCAACGCGCTCTCCGGCTTCTTCGAGATCCAGGCGTGGCGCGAGGGGCAGACGAAGGTGATCGAGTTCTCCAAGGGCCAGGTGACCCAGGACATGAAGACGCCGCGCCGGGAGGAAGCCCAGTCCGGCACGCGGCTTGCCTTCGACATCGACCGCACGATCTTCCCGGCCAAGACGAAGTTCAAGGACGCGTACGTCGAGAAGATGTGCCGCTACTACAGCTACCTGAATCCGGGGCTGACGATCGTTTTCAACGGCAAGAAATTCAAATCGAAGGACGGCCTGCTCGACCTGCTGCGCGAGGAGATGGAGAACGAGGCGCTCTACCCGCCGATCCATCTTTCCGGCAAGGACATCGAGATCGCCTTCACCCACACCGCCGAGAGCGGGGAGGAATACTATACCTTCGTCAACGGCCAGAATACCACGCAGGGCGGCACGCACCTGCAGGCCTTCCGCGAGGGTCTCGTGAATGCGGTCCGCGGCTTTTACAAAAAGCAGTATGACCCCGCAGACATCCGCGCGGGCATCGAGGCGGCCATCGTCGTGCGCGTGGAGGAGCCGGTCTTCGAATCGCAGACGAAGACGAAGCTGGGCTCGACCTCGATGACTCCGAATGGCGAATCGATCCGGACCTTCGTCGGCAACTTCCTCAAACAGCACCTCGACAACTACCTGCACAAGAACCCGAAGGTGGCCGAGGCGATCCAGAAGCGCATCGTGGCCGCAGAGCGCGAGCGCAAGGATCTGAAGGGCATCCAGAAGATCGCCCGCGAGCGAGCCAAGCAGGCGAAGGTCCACAACAAGAAACTCCGCGATTGCCGCGCGCACCTCGCCTCGAAGCACAAGCAGCGCCTGGAGAGCACGCTCTTCATTACCGAGGGTGACTCCGCTTCCGGCTCCATCACGAAGAGCCGCGATGTGGAAACGCAGGCTGTCTTCTCGCTGCGCGGCAAGCCGCTCAATACCTTCGGCCTCGCCAAGAAGATCGTCTATGAGAACGAGGAATTCGCCCTGCTCCAGGCGGCACTCGGCATCGAGGACGGCATCGAGGAGTTGCGCTACAACAAGGTGGTCATCGCAACCGATGCCGACGTGGACGGCATGCACATCCGCTTGCTGCTGCTGACCTTCTTCCTGCAATTCTTCCCCGAGGTCATCCGCGAGGGTCACCTCTACATCCTCCAAACGCCGCTCTTCCGCGTGCGGAACAAGAAGGAGACGATCTACTGCTACGATGAGGAAGCCCGCGTGAAGGCTCTCGCGAAGCTGGGCAAGAACGCCGAGATCACCCGCTTCAAGGGCCTCGGTGAAATCTCGCCGGACGAGTTCAAGTTCATGATCGGTGACGACATGCGCCTCGATCACGTCGAGTTCGAGGAAGGGAAGGGGACGAAGGAACTGCTCACCTTCTACATGGGCAAGAACACTCCCGACCGTCAGGAATACATCATCGACCGCCTCCGCGTGGACGTGGATCGCCAGGTGGCGGTAGCGTGA
- a CDS encoding glycoside hydrolase family 43 protein: MFRPLALSLTLLSPVSAVETTFVNPIAEGADPWVTKYGNQYVWCASEGNRGISLWVSDRLTSLGQKHVIWTAPESGPYAKEVWAPEVHLLDGRWHVYFAASDGNNANHLAYVLQSRDSDPLSPYTLHGPFNTGDGADGKSPNIWAIDMTVLEVGGKRYALWSGWDAPGTDQQFLYIAPMKSPTELSGPRVLLAKNDEHLWERTEEKLESRGLAEGPQILQQGGRTFVTYSTAASWLPTYKLGLLELTGKDPLDPKSWTKSPQPVFQSTELTYGTGHSCFVKSLDEKEWWHVFHAKRDRQGGWRRAIFVQPFTFGADGLPDFGKPVSPGAALPFPSGESLPTPELPVTADFTKGHPKGFSYYGHLQFLNFEKDGMHLGTVPAHPVNDYRSGEKLVLDGGDFTDIEATTTVRYVKGDRDAGILFRVTAPSVGFDAQRGYFAGIIPRDGSVVLGKMDGSNWKEIARAKADIPANATHELGVTARGPEIKVTLGGKEVLTASDSTYTSGTVGLRVVDTHVSFGELKVKPLAGK; this comes from the coding sequence ATGTTTCGTCCACTTGCCCTTTCTCTCACCTTGTTGTCCCCCGTCTCCGCCGTGGAGACGACCTTCGTCAATCCGATCGCGGAAGGTGCCGACCCTTGGGTGACGAAATACGGCAATCAGTACGTGTGGTGTGCCTCAGAGGGAAACCGTGGCATTTCGCTGTGGGTCTCCGACCGCCTCACCTCTCTGGGCCAGAAGCACGTGATCTGGACCGCCCCGGAGAGCGGCCCCTACGCGAAAGAAGTGTGGGCGCCGGAGGTCCACCTGCTCGACGGCCGCTGGCACGTCTATTTCGCCGCATCGGATGGCAACAATGCGAACCACCTCGCCTACGTGCTCCAGTCCCGGGACTCGGACCCGCTGAGCCCCTACACCTTGCACGGCCCCTTCAACACCGGTGACGGTGCGGACGGAAAGTCACCGAATATCTGGGCGATCGACATGACCGTGCTGGAGGTCGGTGGCAAGCGCTACGCCCTCTGGTCCGGTTGGGATGCCCCGGGCACGGACCAGCAATTCCTTTACATCGCGCCGATGAAGTCCCCCACGGAACTCTCCGGCCCGCGCGTGCTGCTGGCGAAGAACGACGAGCACCTCTGGGAGCGCACCGAGGAGAAGCTGGAATCCCGCGGCCTGGCCGAGGGTCCCCAAATCCTGCAACAGGGCGGCCGCACCTTCGTCACCTACTCGACCGCCGCCTCCTGGCTGCCGACTTACAAGCTCGGCCTGCTGGAGCTGACCGGCAAGGACCCGCTGGACCCGAAGTCCTGGACGAAGAGCCCGCAGCCGGTTTTCCAGAGCACGGAGCTGACCTACGGCACCGGCCATAGCTGCTTCGTGAAGAGCCTCGATGAGAAGGAGTGGTGGCACGTCTTCCACGCCAAGCGGGATCGCCAGGGCGGATGGCGCCGCGCGATCTTCGTGCAGCCCTTCACCTTCGGAGCGGACGGCCTGCCTGATTTCGGCAAGCCCGTCTCTCCCGGTGCCGCGCTGCCATTCCCGTCCGGCGAATCCCTTCCGACCCCGGAGCTGCCGGTGACGGCGGACTTCACGAAGGGCCACCCGAAGGGCTTCTCCTACTATGGCCATCTGCAGTTCCTCAATTTCGAGAAGGACGGCATGCACCTCGGCACCGTCCCGGCCCACCCCGTGAATGACTACCGCAGCGGCGAAAAGCTGGTGCTGGATGGCGGGGACTTCACTGACATCGAAGCGACCACCACCGTCCGCTACGTGAAGGGCGACCGCGACGCCGGCATCCTCTTCCGGGTCACCGCACCGTCGGTCGGCTTTGATGCGCAGCGTGGATACTTCGCCGGAATCATCCCGCGGGACGGTTCCGTGGTTCTCGGAAAAATGGATGGAAGCAACTGGAAGGAAATTGCTCGCGCAAAAGCCGATATCCCCGCGAATGCGACTCACGAACTCGGCGTGACCGCCCGCGGCCCGGAGATCAAGGTGACGCTCGGCGGCAAGGAAGTGCTGACCGCCAGTGACAGCACCTACACCTCTGGCACGGTGGGCCTCCGCGTGGTGGATACCCATGTGAGCTTCGGCGAACTCAAGGTGAAGCCGCTGGCCGGAAAGTAA
- a CDS encoding Ig-like domain-containing protein, whose amino-acid sequence MAITRLPNGHHVVIDPLYDAPGAITDAGAVHHYDASWTRLATLRGSRPYDHVGSGGVTILADGSYAVHSPNWDRDAIADAGAITWCPASTGVNGVVSATNSLTGRAAGDLLGESRLTFLSDGSMIVRCSGWDSPPLVDVGAVAWFTASSRPIGILQETSSIIGSSDNDRIGSDDVLPLSGGRFLIRSSTWNNGPISDAGSITWCPGGTPLSGVVSATNSMVGSYANEALGSSSITVLANGNLVIANPSWTNGSVANAGAVRWCEGSTASTGPITAANSLVGTTSGDRIGSAGIIAIPNGHFIVASPEWNLSSSVSDVGAVTWVNGTSGIAGAVSAANSLVGSRALDQVGSTGVKLLPCPGNVWNYVVTSPYWGPSSSLPNPGAATWCSGSTGLTGPVSAANSLTGATAQCRVGNEGIVVLPQGNFFVVSSTWDSATQTDIGAVTWVNGTTGMTGNVTAQNSLTGSTAGDAIGAGGITVLANGNAVLSSPGWSAGTGAVTWLPSTGATGAISSMNSLIGSATGDRAGSAGITPLPSGHYLVRSPDWQGGAGALTWADGGAGIVGSLSAGNSLVGSSANDRVGDVAVRILADGNYVVSAPYWDRGSIADAGAVMLCPGGTATTGTMDESNALVGSAENDLAGISGITALTNGAYVVNSGRWGSDDRGAVTWGKAGTGVRGTISPGNSLVGASANDGVGSSGTSALPGGRYLVRSGSFDRGAIPDTGAVTIGNAQGSAGVIGPANSLVGPLVSGHLRPFQLSAGRLVTGMPSSNRIILMDPIEQMVTDGDVRALGTVASGSSTTLVLKYQAATGPNFAAPAVTIDGSDAGLFTIIGATAPDSDGVGTVTVAFAPTGSGAKNATLHIGDIDVALTGSGNTPPVFAGASASTFNETPLVLYHAKLFRSTTDPEGDSFTVTMATPSQHGGTVQVRGDSVVYYPPAGFTGTDQFVITLTDARGADSQSTIQVEVGGPLGTGQNQPSISTDTSGGQITQITLTWQVIPLRSYEIERSSNLTDWTPVTVAAANEVGRLRWNDNSPLQGSSYYRLRTP is encoded by the coding sequence ATGGCGATCACACGACTGCCGAACGGACATCACGTGGTGATCGACCCGCTCTACGATGCCCCCGGTGCGATCACTGACGCCGGAGCGGTGCATCATTACGATGCCTCGTGGACGCGACTGGCCACGCTGCGAGGCTCGCGGCCCTACGATCATGTCGGCTCCGGCGGCGTCACGATCCTCGCGGATGGAAGCTACGCCGTTCACAGCCCGAATTGGGACCGGGACGCCATCGCCGATGCCGGAGCGATCACCTGGTGCCCGGCTTCGACCGGCGTCAACGGCGTCGTTTCCGCCACCAATTCCCTGACCGGCCGCGCCGCTGGAGACCTGCTCGGCGAAAGTCGCCTCACTTTCCTCAGCGACGGCTCGATGATCGTCCGGTGCAGCGGATGGGACAGCCCGCCGCTGGTGGACGTCGGTGCCGTCGCGTGGTTCACCGCGTCCTCCCGCCCCATCGGCATCCTGCAGGAAACGTCCAGCATCATCGGCTCCAGCGACAATGACCGTATCGGCAGCGACGATGTCCTCCCACTGTCTGGAGGACGCTTCCTGATCCGCAGCTCGACCTGGAACAACGGCCCGATCTCCGACGCGGGATCGATCACGTGGTGCCCGGGCGGGACGCCGCTCTCCGGCGTGGTGTCGGCCACCAACTCGATGGTTGGCTCCTACGCGAACGAAGCGCTCGGATCGTCTTCGATCACGGTGCTGGCGAATGGCAACCTCGTCATCGCCAATCCAAGCTGGACGAATGGCAGCGTGGCGAATGCCGGAGCCGTCCGCTGGTGCGAGGGCAGCACCGCGTCGACGGGGCCGATCACCGCGGCCAACTCCCTGGTCGGCACCACGAGCGGCGATCGCATCGGCTCCGCGGGCATCATCGCGATCCCCAACGGGCACTTCATCGTAGCGAGCCCGGAGTGGAACCTCTCCTCCAGTGTCTCGGACGTGGGTGCGGTGACTTGGGTAAATGGCACCAGCGGCATCGCCGGGGCGGTGAGTGCCGCAAATTCGCTGGTCGGCAGCCGCGCGCTGGATCAGGTGGGATCGACCGGGGTCAAGCTCCTGCCCTGCCCCGGGAATGTCTGGAACTACGTGGTCACCAGTCCCTACTGGGGACCCAGCAGCTCTCTGCCAAATCCCGGCGCTGCCACGTGGTGTTCCGGTAGCACCGGGCTCACCGGTCCTGTGTCCGCGGCCAATTCGCTGACCGGAGCCACCGCCCAATGCCGCGTCGGAAACGAAGGCATCGTCGTCTTGCCGCAGGGAAACTTCTTCGTGGTCAGCTCGACATGGGACTCGGCCACGCAGACAGATATCGGTGCCGTCACATGGGTGAACGGGACCACGGGCATGACCGGCAATGTCACCGCGCAGAATTCCCTCACCGGATCAACTGCTGGGGACGCCATCGGGGCCGGCGGCATCACCGTGCTCGCCAATGGCAATGCCGTGCTATCCAGCCCGGGGTGGAGCGCGGGTACCGGAGCCGTGACTTGGCTCCCTTCCACAGGAGCAACGGGAGCGATCAGCAGCATGAACTCCCTCATCGGGAGCGCTACCGGCGACCGTGCGGGCTCGGCAGGTATCACTCCATTGCCAAGCGGGCACTATCTGGTGCGCAGCCCGGACTGGCAGGGCGGAGCAGGAGCCCTCACCTGGGCCGATGGCGGCGCTGGCATCGTCGGAAGCCTTTCCGCGGGAAATTCCTTGGTCGGTTCATCCGCCAATGACCGGGTGGGAGACGTGGCGGTCCGAATCCTCGCCGATGGCAACTACGTGGTGAGCGCGCCATATTGGGATCGGGGCTCCATCGCCGATGCGGGAGCCGTAATGCTCTGCCCCGGCGGTACCGCCACCACCGGCACGATGGATGAGTCGAATGCACTCGTAGGCTCCGCGGAAAACGACTTGGCAGGCATTTCCGGTATCACCGCCCTGACCAACGGGGCCTATGTGGTGAATAGCGGACGGTGGGGCTCCGACGACCGAGGAGCCGTGACCTGGGGAAAGGCGGGCACCGGGGTCAGGGGCACCATCTCGCCCGGCAATTCGTTGGTCGGAGCCTCGGCCAATGATGGGGTCGGGTCCTCCGGCACCTCCGCCTTGCCTGGCGGGCGCTATCTCGTCAGGAGCGGAAGCTTCGACCGTGGCGCGATCCCGGACACCGGAGCCGTCACCATCGGCAATGCCCAAGGCAGCGCGGGCGTCATCGGACCTGCGAACAGCCTGGTGGGCCCGCTGGTCAGCGGGCATCTGCGGCCATTCCAACTGAGTGCAGGACGGCTGGTCACCGGCATGCCGAGCAGCAACCGCATCATCTTGATGGACCCCATCGAGCAGATGGTAACGGATGGAGACGTCCGAGCACTCGGCACCGTGGCATCCGGGTCGAGCACCACACTGGTGCTGAAGTATCAGGCAGCTACCGGACCGAACTTCGCTGCACCTGCCGTGACCATTGACGGGTCTGATGCGGGGCTGTTCACCATCATCGGGGCCACCGCACCGGACAGCGATGGAGTCGGCACCGTGACCGTCGCCTTCGCCCCCACGGGCAGCGGAGCGAAAAACGCCACGCTGCACATCGGAGACATCGACGTCGCCCTCACCGGTTCCGGCAATACGCCGCCGGTATTCGCAGGCGCATCGGCGAGCACCTTCAATGAGACGCCGCTGGTTCTCTACCACGCGAAGCTCTTCCGTAGCACCACCGATCCCGAGGGAGACAGCTTCACCGTGACCATGGCCACGCCGTCGCAACACGGTGGCACGGTCCAGGTCCGCGGGGACTCGGTGGTGTATTACCCGCCCGCCGGATTCACCGGCACGGATCAATTTGTCATCACGCTCACCGACGCGCGCGGCGCGGACTCCCAGTCCACCATCCAGGTCGAGGTCGGCGGGCCGCTTGGCACGGGGCAGAATCAACCCTCGATTTCCACGGACACGAGTGGCGGCCAGATCACGCAGATCACCCTCACCTGGCAGGTCATCCCCCTGCGTAGCTATGAAATCGAGCGATCCTCGAATCTCACCGACTGGACGCCGGTGACCGTTGCCGCTGCCAACGAAGTCGGGCGGCTCCGCTGGAACGACAACAGCCCGCTCCAAGGCTCATCCTACTATAGACTCCGTACTCCATGA